From the Paenibacillus tianjinensis genome, the window GGTAGGCCTTGATCACCACATCATGCAGCGCTTTGCTCCGGGTCTTCATACCGAAGCTCATATTAATGATGTCGATCTTGTTCTGCACGCACCAGTCGATGCCGAGTACAATATCGGAGACATAGGCAGAGCCGCTGTGGTCAAAGGCCTTGACCGGATAGAGCAGGGCCCGCGGAGCTACGCCCATCATGCCGCGTGTACCGCCGGCTGCCGCCAGCGTACCGGCAATATGTGTGCCGTGTCCGTTATCATCGAGCGGCAGCATACCGCGGTGAAGCAGATTTACACCCGAAGCGAGGGAATGCTTTAAATCGGGATGCCGGTAATCGGCGCCTGTGTCGATGACACCGATCTTCACGTGGACGCCGGTTGATTTGGACCAGGCCTGCGGGGCATGAATCGCTTTCACGCCCCATGGCAGCATGGCGGTGCCAGTTTTTTCCCCTGGGACAGAGTGAACCTTTATCCGCAGGTCTTCTTCTATCCTTAAAGAGGAGGCGAATTTGTCCATCAGCCTTTCCGCCCCTGCGGCGGGTACAAAAATGGCTTTGATCAGATTAGAAACCTGAACCTGCCGAAGCCCCGGCAGCTTCGCCTTCAGCGACTTCCACTGTGACAGCGCTCCGGCATACTGACGATCATCATTGAAGGTCACAATACGCCGCTCCGTATTTTTGGAGGCAGCCGATATCTCCTCAAGCAGCAACTGCCAAAATCCGTAATAATCCATAGGTTACGCCGTCCCCCTCCTTGCTGCCGTGCTGCCATATAGTATGAGAGGAGGCGGACGTCCGAATGGGAACTTGCCCTTTTTTAGCGAAATGGGCTGCCCATCGTGTCAAAAGGCGGAGGTTCACATAAAATAAACAGAAGAGACTTTAGCTCTCTTTGCAACATCCCGTAAGGAGCCGATCCTTGGCGTGGATACAGTCATGCGCGGAGGGATTTCCTCCGCCTTTTTTAATATAAATAATCATTCGTATGTTTTACATAATAAATGACCGTGCTCATTCTCTCCGGACGGGGCTATGCTGCCCGAGGAAGGGGAAGCTGACTCTGCCGGGGCTCCGTCCCCTCTTTACCTGTTGCACCGCGGGAATCTTCCTGCCTCTTGCTGCATTTGACTTGCATTTTGCCCTCAAATAGGTTTTACTTAGTTTTGTTAATGGATATTATGAAATAGAAATTAACGGTAATGTGAACAATGCGTGAGAGGAAGTGTCCTTTAGTGAGTACGCCACTCAATTTAAAGCTGGACCCTGAGAAAGTTAAAGAAATGCCGATGGTGGACCTGGCTTTCCTGGTGCTCAAAGCAGCCAATACACCTTATTATTATCGTGATCTGATGGTCGAAGTGGCCAAGCTGCGCGGTATGACCGATCAAGAAAGCCAAGATACTATCGCTCAGTTATATACCGAGATTAACATCGACGGACGGTTTGCCTGTGTCGGAACCAACCTGTGGGGACTGAAACGCTGGTATCCGCTGGAACGCTCTGATGATCCTGTCGGCAATACCAAACGCGTGCGCATCATTAACGATGAGGACGACGATCTGGAAGATGACGACTTCACGGAAGAAGAAGAGAATTATGCTGCTGAGGAAGAGGATTTCGACGCTATCGACGAAGATCGCGATGACCTCTATTCCGACGACGACAGCGAAGAAGAAGTGGACGAAGATGTTGTCATTGATGAAGACGACGACATTGACGAAGACGACACGGATGAAGACTCCGAAGACGGTGATATTGATGATGCCGACGAGGACGAAGACGACGATTATTAGAATCATAAGCCGGGCGTAATTCCTCCCTTGACATGGGTGGGATCGTCAGAGTAAACTATTGCATGGGCTTATAATGAAAGTTAATATGTTTTCTAAAATAAAAAGTGCCCCGGCTCTACGGGTGTCACTTTTTTGTTTTTTTAGATGGTTTTTCCGTGATTGCGAAGAGCTCGCCTTTCATTTTGGGCGGCGGAAGTAACTTTTGGTTTCCCCCGGTTTGATGATGGAAAAAAGGGTTACGATAAACAAAAGCGTCGCCTGAATTTCTGGACTTTATTTAGGAGGGTTTTACAGTGACAAAGTATATTTTTGTAACGGGTGGCGTTGTGTCTTCCCTTGGCAAAGGCATTACCGCCGCTTCGCTGGGCAGGCTGCTCAAAAACAGAGGTCTGAAGGTGACGATCCAGAAATTTGATCCTTACATTAACGTAGACCCTGGAACCATGAGTCCTTATCAGCATGGGGAAGTATTTGTGACCGACGATGGTGCGGAGACTGACCTTGACCTTGGACACTATGAGCGGTTTATTGACATTAATCTGTCCAAGAACAGTAATGTAACGACAGGGAAGATTTATTCCTCTGTGATCAGCAAAGAACGGCGCGGCGAATACTTGGGCGGAACGGTTCAGGTTATCCCGCATATCACGAATGAGATCAAAGAACGCGTATTCCGTGCGGGCCGCGAGACAGGTTCGGATGTAGTAATTACTGAAATCGGCGGTACTGTAGGCGATATTGAGAGCCTGCCGTTCATGGAAGCCATCCGTCAGATCAAGAGTGACATCGGCCGGGAAAATGTAATGTATATTCACGTAACCCTGATTCCATATATCAAGGCTGCAGGGGAAGTGAAGACCAAGCCGACACAGCATAGCGTGAAAGAGCTGCGCAGCATCGGGATTCAGCCTAATGTGATCGTATGCCGTACGGAGTATCCTCTGACCGAAGATATGAAGGCCAAGCTTGCGTTGTTCTGCGATATCGATGCGAATGCCGTAGTGGAATGCCGCGATGCTTCAACGCTGTATGAGGTTCCTCTTAACCTTCGTGATGAAGGATTGGATGAGATTGTAGTCAATCACCTGAAGCTGACCACACCAGCACCGGATATGCGTGAATGGGAGAGCATGCTGGAGCGGATCCAGAAGCTGGAACGCACAGTTGAAATCGCCATTGTCGGCAAGTATGTAGCTTTGCATGATGCTTACTTAAGCGTAGTAGAGTCCCTCTCGCATGCAGGTTTCGCAGCCAACGCGGAAGTGAAGATCCGCTGGGTCGATGCGGAACAGGTTACAGATGAGAATGTGGACGAACTGCTAGGCGGAATCGGCGGGATTCTCGTTCCCGGCGGCTTCGGGGACCGGGGGATTGAAGGGAAAATCTCCGCAATCCGTTATGCCCGTGAGCAGTCCATTCCTTTCTTCGGTATTTGCCTGGGTATGCAGGTATCCGTAATCGAGTACGGCCGTTCCATGCTGGGACTGGCTGGGGCGAACAGCTCGGAGATCGATCCGGCTACACCGCATCCGCTAATTGATCTGCTGCCTGAGCAGAAGGACATCGAAGATATGGGCGGCACGATGCGTCTTGGCCTGTATCCTTGCAAGCTTTTGCCGGATTCCCTGGCAATGTCCTGCTATGACGATGAACTGGTCTATGAACGTCACCGTCACCGGTATGAATTCAACAATGCTTACCGGGATGAGATGGAAAAAGCAGGCCTTGTGTTTTCTGGAACATCACCGGACGGGCGTCTGGTAGAAATCGTGGAACTTCCGGGACACCCGTGGTTCCTGTCGGTACAATTCCATCCGGAATTTACTTCCCGTCCGAATCGCCCGCAGCCGCTCTTCCGTGAATTTGTCAAAGCTTCTCTGACCCATTCCGAGCAGCTGTAACCAATAAAATAAACAGGTCCGGTAAGGATCTTTAGAAAGCCTCCATCTGGGGGCTTTCTTTTAAATATGGAGATTCAGCTGTCAGCAATCACATAGAAAACCGCACAAGCTACCCACCATTATTTGGGATGAATTTACCCATTTTACCCAATTAGCAGGATTTTGACTATAAAGCACGAATAATAGGTTTCGTATAGATTAAATCATTGTAAACCGTTAGCTGTGAGAGGGCGCGGTATAGACAATCTGCCTTAAATCTGGGAGGGTATGATATGAAAAAAGGGAAAGTTTTAATTGTCGATGATCAGAACGGAATCCGAATTCTCCTCATGGAAGTGTTTAATAGCGAAGGGTATACCACCTATCAAGCGGCTAACGGTAAAACAGCAATCGAAATTGTCCAGAAAGAATCCCCAGACTTGGTTCTGCTCGATATGAAAATTCCGGGAATGGATGGGCTGGAAATCCTTAAGCATTTGAAGGAGATTAATCCGGCTATTAAAGTGATTATGATGACGGCATACGGAGAACTGGACATGATTAAGGAAGCGACAAAACTGGGGGCGCTTATGCACTTTACCAAGCCGTTTGACATTGATGAGATGCGGGTAGCAGTGAATATGCA encodes:
- a CDS encoding response regulator, whose translation is MKKGKVLIVDDQNGIRILLMEVFNSEGYTTYQAANGKTAIEIVQKESPDLVLLDMKIPGMDGLEILKHLKEINPAIKVIMMTAYGELDMIKEATKLGALMHFTKPFDIDEMRVAVNMHLQDKPVDHLG
- a CDS encoding S8 family peptidase, which translates into the protein MDYYGFWQLLLEEISAASKNTERRIVTFNDDRQYAGALSQWKSLKAKLPGLRQVQVSNLIKAIFVPAAGAERLMDKFASSLRIEEDLRIKVHSVPGEKTGTAMLPWGVKAIHAPQAWSKSTGVHVKIGVIDTGADYRHPDLKHSLASGVNLLHRGMLPLDDNGHGTHIAGTLAAAGGTRGMMGVAPRALLYPVKAFDHSGSAYVSDIVLGIDWCVQNKIDIINMSFGMKTRSKALHDVVIKAYRAGIAIIASSGNDGKRGGDYPARYPETIAVGALDRRHRVAAFSNRGTYIDVYGPGESVPSCWLREGYKEMSGTSMATSHVTGAAALLLALRPALTPRELKLLLRRTAMPVRLRKGQRRAALGGGAADALRLLRAGARAKRAAAAAAKA
- the rpoE gene encoding DNA-directed RNA polymerase subunit delta; this encodes MSTPLNLKLDPEKVKEMPMVDLAFLVLKAANTPYYYRDLMVEVAKLRGMTDQESQDTIAQLYTEINIDGRFACVGTNLWGLKRWYPLERSDDPVGNTKRVRIINDEDDDLEDDDFTEEEENYAAEEEDFDAIDEDRDDLYSDDDSEEEVDEDVVIDEDDDIDEDDTDEDSEDGDIDDADEDEDDDY
- a CDS encoding CTP synthase produces the protein MTKYIFVTGGVVSSLGKGITAASLGRLLKNRGLKVTIQKFDPYINVDPGTMSPYQHGEVFVTDDGAETDLDLGHYERFIDINLSKNSNVTTGKIYSSVISKERRGEYLGGTVQVIPHITNEIKERVFRAGRETGSDVVITEIGGTVGDIESLPFMEAIRQIKSDIGRENVMYIHVTLIPYIKAAGEVKTKPTQHSVKELRSIGIQPNVIVCRTEYPLTEDMKAKLALFCDIDANAVVECRDASTLYEVPLNLRDEGLDEIVVNHLKLTTPAPDMREWESMLERIQKLERTVEIAIVGKYVALHDAYLSVVESLSHAGFAANAEVKIRWVDAEQVTDENVDELLGGIGGILVPGGFGDRGIEGKISAIRYAREQSIPFFGICLGMQVSVIEYGRSMLGLAGANSSEIDPATPHPLIDLLPEQKDIEDMGGTMRLGLYPCKLLPDSLAMSCYDDELVYERHRHRYEFNNAYRDEMEKAGLVFSGTSPDGRLVEIVELPGHPWFLSVQFHPEFTSRPNRPQPLFREFVKASLTHSEQL